The nucleotide window ACTTTACttttattcatattaattttaaaatgatggaAACAAGTTCAGTGTAAAATTCCTTGGCCTTGACGGGAAAGGGATTAAGTGTCATTTTTTGCCCTCAGTTCCCCAAATTCACCCCTATCTTCAACAGGGGCTGCGAGGACAAAACGCATCCCCACCATGCTTGTCTTGTCGACATACATGGGGACCTTGGTTGGGGTGGTGACCTACTTCTATTTTGGTGTGGGCTTCATGGAAGATGTAGAAATTTGTGGTTGGCATATTTATGGAGATGTGTGTGGTGTGTGTCTCTAGCTTATCGACTTTATTATTCTTGGTTGCTATAGTCTTCTTTATATAAtgaaaactaaattattaataaagatattatagatcaatatttatatataatagtaaTATGATGCACtgataacacacacacacatttctagttgtttaattttcattaaataaaaattataccaaTAAATGTAAGACCGGCtactaacttttaaattttcgctaataatgattaaaaaaacaaagcttAACATTTGCAGCGAACTTCTGGTAAAATTCCAAAGATCGAATGTACAATAAATTGTATCTTGTTTCCTctgtaaacaaatatatatgtatacataGATATATCTCTACGATCCTGACGAAGCTCAAAATCTTTATACAAACTAATTAAGCAAAAATCTGATTACAAAACTTGTCACTCAGAAAATTTACAAAGTGAATCATGTGAATAACATAGGAGTCAGTCACCGAATGAATTGTGTGTATCTCATATGGAATGGACCAACCAGcaagtttgtttgtttttctttttttttttttacattataccGCATATCAATCCATATACTGTGACTAAAGCCATCATAAGGGAATGATCTGTGCCAGCAGCCAAATCCAACGTTAGAACATCGTTACTCAGTACAACTCCTGTGGGTGAGTGTTTTTGCTTTGCCTCGGCAACTATTTGTCCATCTATGTTTACGATCTTAAATGCTTCTGCTTTGCCACTTATTCTCACTATGCTGTATTTTTGGCTCCCCACAGAAATTTGGCAAGTCACTTTCCCTTTGATCATTTGATTACATCTTTTAACTTGAAACCATGGTTGTTCCTGTGTACCAAAATCAGAACTGATGCACCTGTGGCCTTCCCAGCATCCAAGAGCTAGTAATCTctgaataatataaaaaggaagAGGTCAATTATTAATCCTATGATCAAGTCAtacaataatttaattgaaagaTTATTAGCATATATATTGAATGTGCCATTTAACAAATTTGTACCTTCTTTATGGTGCAGAGAACTTTGCCTCGTAGATCCATGAGATTAACTTCTCTTCTTCCCTTTCTGTCATAGTTATCAACTCGATAAACTATGTCACCATTAGAGTCATAGACAGTGCAACCATTGGAGTGGAAGACAAGTGATTTCAACCATAGAGTGTATGTTTCTCTTTTGGTGGTGAGACACTGAGTCTGATCAGGAGATGTAGGTATCTGAGGGTAAACCTTGGCCATTGTTTGTAGTGTTTGAGAGAATTGGACTTAATGTTCTGTTGTGAGTATGTGGAATGAGGAAATGGTCTTGGGGCAACTTATATTTATATGCCTACCTGGTCCTACCAAGTTGGCAGTTTCTTTGAAGCACCTTTTTGGAGATAATTCTATTCAATATAACAGCACTCGTGGAAGATggacttataattaattaataactgcAAAGAAAAATTTATGATGTGGATTAACCCCCctggattaattaattaaccagGCCAGTTTCATCTTAAGTGCTATATACTAATACCATATTATTTATGTCTTTGTTTTGGCTGTTACAATCATGCTATATGTGGATCGAGCACTAATCTACCTTTCGAGGATTAAATTTAATCTAATGGAAAACGGAACAGTTATCATAAAACACTCATGAAAGCTTTTTCTCATGATTGGACTATAAAGTTGAAAAGCTTTTTCATCCCACCCGTGACATTGTTAATGGAAAGTCATCTGTCCTCTTAAACTTTCTAACGAACTATGATTTTTACAAGAATGAATGTGTCTCTGACACggtttattgttttcattatttaaaaaataaccattaagttatatattactgtatttttaaatgtaataaatgatttttcatcaaattataattttgtttatttaagcaCTATCATAAAAACATTCTTTAACAACATAGTGTCGTGTGATTGACTGATCATCATATCTCTCAAGTATGCCATTAAGGTTTTGATTACCAAATGTGTATATATGAAATAACATTAATAAGGAAagttaatcttttaaataaaattcagtaTTTCAAGATATGAGTCCTTAATTCTTAGTCAGAAGAGATCCGAGTTTCCAAAAAAAACATCAACGTTCATTGACATTAGTACCAACTTAATATAATGTATGCTATGCCCCATTTTTGaggtgaatcaaaataattggGTGCCAAATTCGGTAAAGTGGAGTTAGCTGAAGGGACAAAGGGTTATAGAAAGGAATATACACAGAGAGAGTACTTGGGAGGAACATAAAGAAATGGAAAGTCGTCATATCCCAATGGAGCACGTTTTAGGCATTGGATAGGGCGTGGAAAACACCAACGGATTTTTAAATAAAGCAGGGAGCAGCCAACGCTGCATAATTATACAGATGAGTTAGTTTATATATGTGCTCTGACtttcatttgaaaaatattataactaagCATGCACTTATCAAAAAGGCTTTCCATTTCATGGCATTAGCTGAAAACTTTGAAGGAATAGATaggattaaaaactaaaaactactTTTCAAATGAACCTAGTTCATTTCCAATTATAATGGTCGTTGATGTCATTCTAGTGCAGACATTGCTTGTGTAGTTATCTGTTAAAAAATTGGTCGGCTGTGGCAGTTGATGTCACCATCATAAAgagataaatcattttttattgtatacTTATCGGCTACACCATAATTAAATCATTATCCGGTATAGCTCCTCTTTACTTTGGGAGCTAAATGGGTGTCATTAGGTGAATTATAATATGCGTTATGATAATTAGCACTGAACCAAAAGGCATTGCTTGCATCATAGCCAATAATATACCTTGAATTGGTTCAGTCAGCGTAATTTCATGAAGGAAGGGATTTGACTTTTTCTAAAATGTTGAGGCATCTTACACGATAAAGGATAGAGttacaattatattaattaaaaaaactaataattaaaattttaataatttcttataatCTGTTGTTGTGTATGTTTCTGTGTATTATTATAATCTTAACATTGGCAGTTACTACACCACACTTTAAAGGAGCTAAGGAAGAAGTGAACCGAATTTTGTTCAGGAATAGATAAAAGCTTGTTATTGGTTACTctaaattatcaattatcattATCGTACATAAGgtaaacatatttaataaaaacgTGTTAAATATAAGAGCTTTATATATTATAAGCATTTGATACAATGAGTAgttgcaaatttttttaaaggatattCATGAAATCTTATTTGATATTAGTGAAATAAATAAGCTTCAACATGATGCTTATTAAGTTAGCATTCAtcatatacaaattttattgaaaaaaattataaaaggatTACAAGTCAATTTTATAAGCTTAATCAAACATGTGCCATTTTCATCACAAGTGCTAAAATATATGATAGAAAATGGATCCTCTCCATGTTCTACCTCTGCAATAGGAGgggaaaataaagagaaaaagaggaGAGAAAATAGAGAAATGAGAAGTTAAaagttagaagaagaaaaaaaaggaaacaagagAGATGACGAG belongs to Glycine soja cultivar W05 chromosome 5, ASM419377v2, whole genome shotgun sequence and includes:
- the LOC114413361 gene encoding protein LURP-one-related 4-like; this translates as MAKVYPQIPTSPDQTQCLTTKRETYTLWLKSLVFHSNGCTVYDSNGDIVYRVDNYDRKGRREVNLMDLRGKVLCTIKKRLLALGCWEGHRCISSDFGTQEQPWFQVKRCNQMIKGKVTCQISVGSQKYSIVRISGKAEAFKIVNIDGQIVAEAKQKHSPTGVVLSNDVLTLDLAAGTDHSLMMALVTVYGLICGIM